One genomic segment of Capricornis sumatraensis isolate serow.1 chromosome X, serow.2, whole genome shotgun sequence includes these proteins:
- the PPP1R2C gene encoding protein phosphatase inhibitor 2 family member C, with the protein MAVLTAVLMAAAPIVASPGGYFHGGGQLRRPNTQRRPFTLQRCQPPPPPIKGILKNKGSTTSSVAGSAQQSGGPLQEVHRKKSQKWDESNILATYRPEYRHYDFMKMNEPNTPQLGLQNYGERSEESEATALDSLTKRLADTYTSDSNYPGREPELDGAHSSKIYLDRQEKHRQFEMKRKLHYSEGKNIKLARQLISRDLLHDYEDEDDRNEESHDKTTTQEEAEQGATSDEGLQTQTCCYHSDDDEDDK; encoded by the exons ATGGCGGTGCTGACGGCGGTGCTGATGGCGGCTGCGCCCATTGTGGCGTCACCCGGGGGGTACTTT CACGGCGGCGGGCAGCTGCGGCGACCCAACACTCAGCGGCGGCCCTTCACTCTCCAAAGATGTCAGCCCCCACCACCTCCCATCAAGGGAATCCTGAAAAACAAAGGTTCCACCACTTCCTCAGTCGCAGGCTCGGCCCAGCAGTCCGGTGGACCACTCCAGGAGGTCCATAGAAAGAAATCCCAAAAGTGGGACGAGTCGAACATCTTGGCGACCTACCGTCCAGAGTACAGACACTACGATTTCATGAAGATGAATGAGCCCAACACTCCCCAGCTCGGTCTGCAGAATTATGGGGAAAGAAGTGAAGAGAGTGAAGCCACGGCCCTCGACAGCTTAACCAAGAGATTGGCCGACACCTACACCTCCGATTCCAACTATCCAGGGCGGGAGCCCGAACTGGATGGAGCGCACAGCAGCAAAATCTACCTTGACAGGCAAGAGAAACATCGGCAgtttgaaatgaaaaggaaacttcACTACAGTGAAGGAAAGAACATCAAACTCGCCCGACAACTGATTTCCAGAGATCTACTGCATGATTACGAGGATGAGGATGATAGAAACGAGGAAAGCCACGACAAGACTACCACCCAGGAAGAAGCAGAGCAAGGCGCCACCAGCGACGAAGGCCTGCAGACACAGACCTGCTGCTACCACAGTGATGATGACGAAGACGACAAGTAG